DNA sequence from the Peromyscus eremicus chromosome 7, PerEre_H2_v1, whole genome shotgun sequence genome:
GCTATTCTACCTGGAGACAAGATAGTTGTTCCTCTTGGGTTTTTTGgttgattattttttgtttttgtggttagtagggtttctctgtgtatccctggtcatcctggaactaaatctgtagaccaggctggcctcgaactcacagagatctgcctgcctctgcctcccaagtgatgggattaaaggcatgcaacaccacttCCCAGTTCTTCATAGCAATCAATCCTATAAAAAATTCCAGCAATATCTGCCCCCTCCATTTTTCCTCTAGGAAATGTTAGCATTGAAACACATTGGAGGAAAGGCTACGAAGAAGCATATTTGAGGGTAGAAAAGgtctaaaaaaaatgtttaggggctggagagatggctcagcagttaagagcgctggccactcttccaaaggacctggattcaattcccagcacccacatggcagttcacaactatctgttacTTCCATTCTGGGGGATGTGGCCtcctcacatatacatacaggcaaaaccccaatgtacattaaaaaaattttttttaatcttttttagtCTAAATAGGGTGAAAATGTCAAGTCTATTAATTTAGAATGGTCTGTTTTCTTGTTCTTCGAAGTACAAAAAGCCCCACCATAATTTCACTTTAGTCTTCATGTTTATAGAACATAGTTGGGAGCTGTGCTCACTGGCTAGTCCAGCTCAGGTTCAGCGGCCACTTTGTTTGCCTTGGCAGATGAGCACCAAGAGAGTACCAGGTGGTTTGAGGAAGAGAAGTAAGGAAGACAGATGGAGCCCCACACAGGCCCCATACTTTAGAGCTGCAATGATTAACCAAAAATTCGAATAATACATTTTCTGAGAGCATTTTGGCTTTGACCTCATATGGCTCTTCTTATTCATGTGAATAAATGTACTCCCAAAATAGGATGAAGGAAAAGGATGTGATAATAAAGCGACAACTGAATCTTGAAATTCGCTTGCagttaaaacaaaacccaaaactttCATAAGAAATGTAAATGAAGATTATAGGCCTCCTGCCTGAGATTCTTGATTGATGTACATGAAAAGGGATTGTTGGTGATAAGCAACCTTTAGCATGGGTTAACTTTGATTCCagattctctttcctcttcataTCTTAACATTGAACTACAATTGCACTACTGAGGGTAAAAATCTAACTTGgtcatttttgtttgaaaaagaTAAGTGAGTTTACCATATttctttgccacacacagttgtGGGTCTggtatttttgtttacttttatttttgaaattaaatatgattatgtcattttctttttctttctctttcctctctccaacccctccttttaattattatatatatataaacatattgcATGTtagataatatattatataatttgtaTGAATTATCaatgtattatataattatatgatGTATTGTATGGTATATatagtattatataatatatatattatagatatatgAATGGACTGTCCCAGTCTGTATAATAATGTCTTGTTTTTAAGCAAAGTAATTCATTTATTTCAATGTCCCAATAGGACAAGAGTTACATACATTCTTACAAAAGTGAAACTATGTTTGTGAGATCTCTCAAGGATTACTTGTCCTTgtcaaaaatgtttattttaggtGACATTttctagaaggaagaaaagggtaaggaaaggaaggaaggaaggcttacAGTGGAGAAGGCTCCTTCTCCTTGgggaaacacagcagaaggaGCAGATTTGGCCATCAGAGAGCAAAGGGCCAAGCAGTGAACCCGAGATGgtgaaataaaatgtaacatcAACAAAGAGAGGGCCATAGATAAATAGTAAAAGAACCAACTTGCCACAAAAAACCCATTGACATTTTCCCAGAGTCCAGGCAAAGTGCTGGTGACCCGTTAATGTTGGAATGTTTTCCTAGGGTTAAAAGGGGAGCATGCAGCATGTCTGTTCAGAATTTACAAAGTGTTTGAATAACACGGGCCATGTTTTGATAACACATTTTTAGTGGGGGTGAAAATAATAGAATTTATTGGGGCATTTATATGGGCCCCCTTAGTtgtgtgggggatgggggagtggATGGGCTCTAAATCATATGTCATTGCACTAATCCATAATTCTCCTTTGaaatttacgtgtgtgtgtgtgtgtgtgtgtgtgtgtgtgagagagagagagagagagatgatattGCTGTGGTCCCAAGGCTTcttagttttacttttaaaaatctcaagCATTGTTATTGGTTACCtttaagaagaagagaaaagaggccaCAGGCCAAGTTGGTGTTATCACTGTGAGCTGGTGGCACAAAGTTGGTATTGTTTGGTACAAATTAGTATGAGGTTTTTCATACGCTCACACCCAGGCTTGGCCTCCGCTTCCTTCAGTCTCTAGAGGTTCCTGCTTGCTCCATCTCAGGCTGCAGAGTGAGGTATTTGAGTTAACCCAGCCACCACTGGGATCTGGTATTGCCAGGGGTCTCCTCCCCAATGTTGATGTTTTTGTTCAATGTATCTTAACTGTCAGTTAAGCCACAGAAAACCAGGCACCTTTCAATAAATGTCTCATTTGGATTTCATGAAGCTTGGGTGTAATTGAAATCAAACAGCAGAGTGGAAGGGTCTGCTGCTTGCCCACCCAGTCTGAGCAAGGTGCGGCCTGATGTGTGCCCGACACCCAAAATCGGTGCTTTGgccttgttttctcttcttctttctggaAAAGAGGACTTGGATTTTAAAGTGTGGCTGAGACACAAGGAAACATTGATTTTTACCTCTATTTATGAGTATTACTGAGCCAGCAAAACAAAACGCCCATTCCAAGTAGGAATCATAGATTTGTTCTCTACAGTGCTCCAGCACTTCAGtccataagtaataataataaaatataagatcatcaacacagaaatatttaaatttttggcTCTatgaagtcagaaaaaaaatcttcagttgAAATGGTGCTTTTCACCATTTTAAAGGGAGAAATCATCACATGATTGTGAATCacaatatgtaacaataatagtaatattaaTAAGTTCCCTATGTCCCCAAACCCCGACCCCCAAAGAGTTTCTTAGCGCTCTTATTTTGACTTTTGTTGgatttctcttcatttctccatCTGTAAAAGGTGTCGGAAGTGAGATGAAAGAGGGCATCTACTGAGGGTGGGGCCCCAGGAATCCATTCGAATCCTAGTTACACAGATTGAATTTTACGGAGTTAATAATTTGGTGGCACTCGGGATGAACTCACGCGCCTTCATGAGCGTGCTCTAGGGGTAGGATAGAATGAACCCGGTTCTGATGTGGTTATAGGGACAGCTGGTCTGAGTTACTTGCGCCAGAGTGGGTCTGAACGGTGTCCGTTGCCTGTGGTGGCACTGTGCCACGCTAGCGTTTCCTTGGTCTCTTCAAAGCATTTTGAAGGGACCCCGAAGCCTGCTTCTGGCTGCGTTAAAGGGCAAAACTGACATATACCTTCAGTCACCCCATCTGCAGATAACGTGAGATTCAGTCTCACACCTACTTTCCCCTCAGACATCCTGCAGCTCAGGTCAAGACTAGCATGAACTTAGAATCAGCATTCGATAACTCAGGGCTGAGTCGCCAGCGCGTGAGgccctttcctggagctcgcatCCCCCTTGTGGAATCTCCACGTTGAATATCTCGCACTCTTTGAAGGGAATAAAAATTAACCTACAAGATTTCTGTgggtcaaaacaaacaaaaacagtaaagtGACCCGAGCAGGCTGCCATGCAGGAGCCGAACTGGGACCAAATTCTGGGATCTCAGGGGCTGAGAGCCCAGGGTGTCAGATCCCGGGCTCTCTGAACCCAAATTCACAAGGCTATCGCTCCAACTCGCTAGCCTGTGACTTGGCGCTGAAAACCTTTGAGAGCGCCCAAGATTCACAACGCCATCAAATCAAAACTCCACACAGCATCCGAGTGCGTGAAGGACCGCTCCACTCTCTAACCTGGGCGTACGGATGTTCGTGCTGTGCGGGGTTTGGACCCAGGTTGGAAAGCTTCGCGCGGTTCTTCTGCTGGGGTCTGGGCGCTTAGCAGATCCCGTGGCCACCTCATCTGTTCTAGGCAAAAAGTTTCCCGTGTGATCGCGTTGGGTTGGGGGAAGCAGAGTCACCGCATCTCGACCGGAAAATGCGCTCCTGGAGCGATTATCGCCAGCGTCCGTAATTGCTTATTAAAGGAGAATATTCAGGCTTCTTATCTGCAACGAAACGTGTCCCCCTTctgtaataataaaacaaaatatgacGGTACCGTCCTTGACTGTTTGCGGGAACGCAGGGGGGAAAAACAGGCAGCTGGGCAAAGGAGCTTAATTCAATATCAAACTGATTATTTCACTAATTATTCTGCCTTCTGTATTGCGCCGCAGAGGAGAGGCGCAGGGAATCTTAACTGCACAGCTGCTACGGAACCTTTGTGTCCTAATGTCAGTCCCCACCAAAGATGTTGGCGAAAGCGGGCACTGGGGGAGGCAGAAAACATCCAGGGTTCAGGAAAATCGAACaaagtggactttttttttttgtttaattgtaAGCAATGAAAGTGATGGCCTCCGGAAAGCCGGTTTGTTAGCGTGGATGTGAGGGTAAGCGCTTGGCTCGCTGGGTCTGGCTCTTGATGGGTCTTCAGTAGCCTACCGCACTCGGGTTTCTGTTTCAGACACGGAAATCTTTCTCCATCCCTGGAATCTCAAACACCGAGCGCGAGGCTTCTCTCCACCAACCCTTTAGGTAAAAGGATGGGGCAGAACAGAAAGTGGCTCCTGTGTGTGGAAGGCCAGGAAGTCAGAGGGAAAGTGTGCTTTGATGTTAGTGTCTGGCGCAAACACTTTGGGTCGCTCTCCAACCCGCCCCCAGATTTGCACTCTCGGGGACCTGCACCTTCCTGAGAGCAGGGAGCGTTCAGAGACCTCTGATCGGGCCTCTAGGACCTGCCTCTGCCAAACTAGCCCCGAGCGCAGGAATAATTCCTATGCTTaaggtagaccaggttggcagaCTTCAAACCCGTTTCTCCTCAACTCCAGCGCCATATAGACACCACGATTTTATTCTCTCGGTGGGATATAGGTTCCCCAAAGAAACTTAAAGAGCACCAAaccaacaataacagcaaaacaaacaggctgagaggAAAAGAAACTTGCAGGCAACTCAATCCAATTAATAAATGCTTAATTGAATTAGTGTCACCTCTGTCAGCCAATAGCAAAGTCCCCTTGCCGTGGGGCTGCGAAGCCCCTCCCTGGCGGCACGCATATAAGCAGCCAGCAACAGCAAGCAAGTTTCCAAGCGGTCAAGTAGGCCTGGGGTTTTTAGCACGGCAGAGCCAGCCGAGAGGCGCGAGCTGGTTGCTAAATGGGAACTCAGAGCTGAGTCGTCTTCCCTGGTGTGAGTGTAGGGGTCCTGAGAAGCTagacaaggaaggaaagggaaacgcTGCTTGCTCAGTTTCCATCTCCCACCTACAATCCCGGGTTTGCTCTCTTGCGGAAAGGACGCTGGATTCGGGGCGTGCACTGAAGCCGCCCCGCAGGTCCGCAGGTGGGTAGCCAGGGCGAGGGAGGAAGGGGACGTTACCTTCCCCTCGGAAGAGGGCGCTGGCTCCCCCAGCCGGCCTTTATAACCAGGCCGCGGGAGGCGAGGAGGCAGCCGGCTGCCGTCTGCGATTCGCAAAAGCATGCAGTTAGGAGAGCAGCTCCTGGTGAGCTCCGTGAACCTGCCGGGCGCGCATTTCTACTCGCTGGAGAGTGCTCGAGGAGGCGGAGGAGGCGGAGGTGGCGGGAGCGTCAGCCTCCTCCCCGGTGCTGCTCCCTCGCCCCAGAGGTTGGACTTAGACAAAGCGTCCAAGAAGTTTCCAGGCAATCTTCCGTGCCAGGCGGGGAGCGCAGAACCCGCAGGCGCCGGCGCGGGGGCCCCCGCAGCGATGCTCAGTGACGCAGACGCCGGGGACACCTTTGGCAGCGCCTCAGCGGTGGCCAAGCCAGGGCCCCCGGACGGCCGCAAGGGCTCCCCGTGCGCTGAGGAGGAGCTGCCCTCCGCCGCCACCGCCGCGGCCACCGCGCGCTACTCCATGGACAGCCTGAGCTCCGAGCGCTACTACCTCCCTTCGCCGGGACCGCAGGGCTCGGAGCTCGCCGCGCCCTGCTCGCTCTTCCAGTACCAGGCGGCGGCCGGAGCGGCCCACGGATCAGTGTACCCCGCGTCCAATGGCGCGCGCTACCCCTACGGCTCCATGCTGCCCCCCGGTGGATTCCCCGCCTCCGTGTGCCCGCCCGCGAGGGCGCAGTTCGGCCCTGCAGCGGGCTCGGGGAGTGGCGccagcggcagcggcggcggggcCGGCGGTCCTGGAGCCTATCCCTACGGCCAGGGCTCTCCGCTCTACGGGCCGTACGCCGGAGCCGCTGCGGCCGGGTCTTGTGGAGGATTGGGAGGCCTCGGGGTGCCCGGCTCCGGCTTCCGCGCCCACGTCTACCTGTGCAACCGACCCCTATGGCTCAAATTCCACCGTCACCAAACTGAGATGATCATCACCAAACAGGGCAGGTGAGCGCAGCGTGGAGAGGCCCCCTAAGGTGCCGGGTTGAGGGAGTTGTGCCTGCTCTCTGCTTGGAGAGTTTAAATGCGCGCCGTAAAGGGGACACGGCATCTCCAAAGTCGCGCCCCTTTCCATCCGCACGCACACCTGTGGCTTGGGCCCGGTGCCAGTTACTGTCCCCTCTAGTCACCCTCCCCGGGTTTGacagggaggaggcagagatagaaatTTGGGAATGGACCCTTGAGGGCGGATCTACGTGAGCCGCTGGCTCCTGGGTTTGCAGCTTGTACTTTACAGCTTGCAGGCTAGGACCCGACGGTGGGGGAGAGGGTTGTAGCTGGGCTGCGGCCTGAGCTCAAGGATTTGAAACGCGGTTGTTTCAAGCTCCATGATCTTTGTTGGGCACTTCTGTGAGAAAAGCTAGTGGTTGGGTAGACGTTTTCTGAAGCCAAATGATTGGGcgggggggaggttgcaaggtaCAAGAAAGTTCCGGTACACCCTCAACTGCCAACAGCTACTTCTGGAGGATCTGGAGGAAGTGCGGAGTGGGTACTGGGAGACGGGAActcaaaactctgtgtgtgtgtgtgtgtgtgtgtgtgtgtgtgtgtgtgtgtgtgtgtataagtgggCACGCGCCTGCTTAATGTTTCGTGTCgccttagaaaataattttcGATACAACAGGAAG
Encoded proteins:
- the Eomes gene encoding eomesodermin homolog isoform X3, which gives rise to MQLGEQLLVSSVNLPGAHFYSLESARGGGGGGGGGSVSLLPGAAPSPQRLDLDKASKKFPGNLPCQAGSAEPAGAGAGAPAAMLSDADAGDTFGSASAVAKPGPPDGRKGSPCAEEELPSAATAAATARYSMDSLSSERYYLPSPGPQGSELAAPCSLFQYQAAAGAAHGSVYPASNGARYPYGSMLPPGGFPASVCPPARAQFGPAAGSGSGASGSGGGAGGPGAYPYGQGSPLYGPYAGAAAAGSCGGLGGLGVPGSGFRAHVYLCNRPLWLKFHRHQTEMIITKQGRRMFPFLSFNINGLNPTAHYNVFVEVVLADPNHWRFQGGKWVTCGKADNNMQGNKMYVHPESPNTGSHWMRQEISFGKLKLTNNKGANNNNTQMIVLQSLHKYQPRLHIVEVTEDGVEDLNEPSKTQTFTFSETQFIAVTAYQNTDITQLKIDHNPFAKGFRDNYDSAKR